The following are from one region of the Desulfuromonas acetexigens genome:
- the lspA gene encoding signal peptidase II, producing the protein MPFRYRLLLIVSLVVLVVDQLTKFYIDHRFALYESVTVFENFFHITYVRNKGAAFGILADNAFRVPFFITVATLAAVGILWYLRRISDEQRLHIWAMALVFSGAVGNLIDRVRLGEVIDFLDVHWYRHHWPAFNVADSAISVGVALLLIDMWREERAKKKTSA; encoded by the coding sequence GTGCCTTTCCGTTATCGTCTGTTGCTCATCGTCTCTCTGGTGGTACTGGTTGTCGACCAGTTGACCAAATTCTATATCGATCACCGCTTCGCCCTGTATGAATCGGTGACCGTCTTCGAGAATTTCTTCCACATCACCTATGTCCGCAACAAAGGGGCGGCCTTTGGCATTCTCGCCGATAACGCCTTCCGGGTGCCCTTCTTCATCACCGTCGCCACCCTCGCGGCGGTCGGCATTCTCTGGTATCTGCGGCGTATTTCCGACGAGCAGCGCCTGCATATCTGGGCCATGGCCCTGGTTTTTTCCGGCGCCGTCGGCAATCTTATTGACCGGGTGCGCCTCGGCGAGGTCATCGACTTTCTCGATGTCCACTGGTACCGGCACCATTGGCCAGCCTTCAACGTCGCCGACTCGGCCATCAGCGTCGGCGTCGCCCTGCTGCTGATCGACATGTGGCGGGAAGAACGGGCAAAGAAAAAAACGAGCGCCTGA